ATTGATAGCAGGCCGGCGCCCTGCGCTGGTGCCGGTGGTGAGCCCGTGTGGTCACACCGTCGCCGGTGCGGTGCGCAGGCGTGTGGCGGGCCCGCCTCTGACAGCAGGTGGTTGATCGGCCGCTTGATCGCATCGGGCGCCGGCCGGTGGCACATGCGATGCGAGGGTGAACGGGCATCGCAACCACCCAGGAGCCCGCCATGCCCAAGGTCACCAAGCCCGCCAACCGCAAGGGAGACTTCCTCGTCGACTACGAGGAGAAGGTCTTCGAGGACGTCAAGGCCGAGCCCGGCGAGAAGGCCCTCGTCACCTTCCACACCGTGGCCTTCGAGGGTTCCATCGGCTTCGTCAACCTGCTGCAGGCCACCCGGCTGCAGCGCAAGGGGTTCGACACCTCGGTGCTGCTGTACGGCCCCGGCGTCACGCTGGGCGTGCAGCGCGGCTTCCCCACGCTGGGCGACGAGGCCTTTCCCGGCCACCAGAACTTCAACAACCAGATCACCAAGTTCATCGCCGAAGGCGGCAAGGTCTACGCCTGCCGCTTCGCGCTGCAGGCGCTGTACGGCCATGGCGAGGGATCGCTGATCGAGGGCGTCAAGCCCATCAGCCCGCTGGACGTGCTGGACATCATCCTGCTGCACCGCAAGTCCAACGCCTTCATCCTCGACACCTGGACGCTGTGACCATGCCCGCCGTGGTGCGCGCGGCCGCCGTCCAGATCGCACCCGACCTGGAGCGGCCCGAGCGCACGCTGGACCGGGTGTGCTCGGCGCTGGACGAGGCCGCCGGCCGCGGCGTGCAGCTGGCCGTCTTTCCCGAGACGGTGCTGCCCTACTACCCGTACTTCAGCTTCGTGCTGCCGCCTTGCCAGCAGGGCGCGCCGCACCTGGCGCTGTACGAGCACGCGGTGGTGGTGCCGGGTCCGGTGACGCAGGCCGTGGCTGAGCAGGCGCGCCGCCATTGCATGGTGGTGCTGCTGGGCGTCAACGAGCGCGACCACGGCAGCCTGTACAACACGCAGCTGCTGTTCGACGCCGACGGCAGCGTGAAGCTCAAGCGCCGCAAGCTCACCCCGACGTACCACGAGCGCATGGTCTGGGGGCAGGGCGACGCCGCCGGCCTGCAGGTGGTGGCCACCGCCGTCGGCCGCGTCGGCGCGCTGGCCTGCTGGGAGCACTACAACCCGCTGGCGCGTTATGCGCTGATGGCGCAGCACGAGCAGATCCACTGCGCGCAGTTCCCCGGCTCGCTGGTCGGCCAGATCTTCGCCGACCAGATGGCGGTGACCATCCGCCACCACGCGCTGGAGGCGGCCTGCTTCGTGGTCAACGCCACCGCCTGGCTGAACGAGGCGCAGGTGCGCTCGGTCACCGACGACCCGAAGCTGCAGGCGGCGCTGCGCGGCGGCTGCCACAGCGCCATCGTCTCGCCCGAGGGCCGCTACCTGGCCGAGCCGCTGACCGCGGGCGAGGGCCTGGTGGTCGCCGACCTCGACCTGGCGCTGGTCACCAAGCGCAAACGCATGATGGACTCGGTGGGCCACTACGCCCGGCCCGAGCTGCTGAGCCTGGCCATCAACCGCCGCCCGGCGCAGCCGGTGGTGCCGATGGACGGCGACCTCGCCCCCTTGCCCGTGAACAGGAGCCCCGATGAACACGCCCTCGGCCGAGACCCGCGCGTTGATGACCCAGCTGCAGTCGCACGGCCTGCGGCTGCTTGACCCCGGCGCCGGCGCGCCCAGCCGCCGTGGCGGCGCCGGCCCGTCGGACCACAAGGCGGTGACGGTGGACGGGCACACGATCATGGTGCCGGTGCACACGTCCACCGCCTGGGGCTCGCCCTTCGTCGCCGGTGCGCCGGACGCGTCGGGCCGCAGCACGCTGCAGCGTGGCGCCATCTCGATCGCGCAGATCGAGTTCCCGAAGGCGCCGCGCTTCTACGCCCTGCAGACCTTCGACGGCGTGCCCTACTCGCAGATCGCCACGCTGCACGGCGCCGACGTGCTGGCCACCACCGTGCTGCAGACCTGCATCCGCTACGAGAGCCGGCGCAAGGCCTGCCGCTTCTGCGCGCTGGGCCAGTCGCTGGCGGCCGGCCGCACCATCGCCCGCAAGACGCCGGAACAACTGGCCGAGGTGGCCCGCATGGCGGTGCTGCTCGACGGCGTGAAGCACATGGTGATGACCACCGGCACGCCCGCCGGCGACGACCGCGGTGCGGCGGTGCTGGCCGAAAGCGCCTTCGCCATCAAGGCGGCGGTGCCGCACCTGCCGCTGCAGGGCCAGTGCGAGCCGCCGGCCGACGACCGCTGGTTCGCCCGCCTGCACGCCGCCGGCATCGACACCCTCGGCCTGCACCTGGAGGCGGTGAGCGAGCGGGTGCGCCGCGAGGTGATGCCCGGCAAGGCCG
The sequence above is a segment of the Aquabacterium sp. J223 genome. Coding sequences within it:
- a CDS encoding MSMEG_0572/Sll0783 family nitrogen starvation response protein; amino-acid sequence: MPKVTKPANRKGDFLVDYEEKVFEDVKAEPGEKALVTFHTVAFEGSIGFVNLLQATRLQRKGFDTSVLLYGPGVTLGVQRGFPTLGDEAFPGHQNFNNQITKFIAEGGKVYACRFALQALYGHGEGSLIEGVKPISPLDVLDIILLHRKSNAFILDTWTL
- a CDS encoding Nit6803 family nitrilase — its product is MPAVVRAAAVQIAPDLERPERTLDRVCSALDEAAGRGVQLAVFPETVLPYYPYFSFVLPPCQQGAPHLALYEHAVVVPGPVTQAVAEQARRHCMVVLLGVNERDHGSLYNTQLLFDADGSVKLKRRKLTPTYHERMVWGQGDAAGLQVVATAVGRVGALACWEHYNPLARYALMAQHEQIHCAQFPGSLVGQIFADQMAVTIRHHALEAACFVVNATAWLNEAQVRSVTDDPKLQAALRGGCHSAIVSPEGRYLAEPLTAGEGLVVADLDLALVTKRKRMMDSVGHYARPELLSLAINRRPAQPVVPMDGDLAPLPVNRSPDEHALGRDPRVDDPAAVARPAAA
- a CDS encoding MSMEG_0568 family radical SAM protein, producing the protein MTQLQSHGLRLLDPGAGAPSRRGGAGPSDHKAVTVDGHTIMVPVHTSTAWGSPFVAGAPDASGRSTLQRGAISIAQIEFPKAPRFYALQTFDGVPYSQIATLHGADVLATTVLQTCIRYESRRKACRFCALGQSLAAGRTIARKTPEQLAEVARMAVLLDGVKHMVMTTGTPAGDDRGAAVLAESAFAIKAAVPHLPLQGQCEPPADDRWFARLHAAGIDTLGLHLEAVSERVRREVMPGKAEVPVSRYLSAFEAAVKVFGRGQVSTYILAGLGDTREEILSMCETLIGLGVYPFVVPFVPISGTPMEDNPAPDAAWMQSVLQPLGSMLSVAGLRSSDIKAGCGKCGACSSLSQYEQPVALAGA